One window of Xanthomonas sp. 10-10 genomic DNA carries:
- a CDS encoding class I SAM-dependent methyltransferase produces the protein MTVGLPVLRERLAQLPELDSVDGVFVQRTLAEDPFEDRYLEVRRQEGRLYTDAQVRSLPRPSGKLGASLEWQVRALSSRLLVRHLQARDGEGAILELGCGNGWLSQLLAQSLQRDVCGVDVNRTELTQAARVFGHDQRLSFVAADIQTFALPHDVFDVIVVPACIQYFPDPAALVRHLLAQLRDGGELHILDSPLYPDRHRADQSAARSLRYFTGLGVPELAGHYHQHTYAAFDAFAVQWLFDPRRARARVRRMLKLRQPHFPWLCLRKQDNRGR, from the coding sequence ATGACGGTTGGATTGCCTGTATTGCGTGAGCGCCTGGCGCAACTGCCCGAGCTCGACAGCGTGGATGGCGTGTTCGTTCAACGCACGCTTGCCGAAGATCCGTTCGAGGATCGCTATCTGGAGGTGCGGCGCCAGGAAGGCCGGCTGTATACCGATGCGCAGGTGCGCAGCCTGCCGCGCCCCAGCGGCAAGCTCGGTGCCAGCCTGGAATGGCAGGTGCGCGCGCTGTCCAGCAGATTGCTGGTGCGGCACCTGCAGGCACGCGACGGTGAGGGCGCCATTCTCGAGCTGGGGTGCGGCAACGGCTGGCTATCGCAGCTGCTGGCGCAATCGCTGCAGCGCGACGTGTGCGGCGTGGACGTCAATCGCACCGAACTCACGCAGGCCGCGCGCGTGTTCGGCCACGACCAACGGCTGAGTTTTGTCGCTGCCGATATCCAGACCTTTGCGCTGCCGCACGATGTCTTCGACGTCATCGTGGTGCCGGCGTGCATCCAGTATTTCCCGGATCCTGCCGCCCTGGTGCGCCACCTGCTTGCGCAGCTTCGCGACGGCGGCGAGTTGCACATCCTCGACAGCCCGCTGTATCCAGACCGGCACCGCGCCGACCAAAGCGCTGCACGCAGCCTGCGCTATTTCACTGGCCTGGGCGTGCCTGAATTGGCCGGGCACTATCACCAGCACACCTACGCCGCCTTCGACGCGTTCGCAGTGCAATGGTTGTTCGATCCGCGTCGTGCGCGTGCGCGTGTGCGCCGCATGCTCAAGCTGCGCCAGCCGCATTTTCCATGGTTGT
- a CDS encoding dicarboxylate/amino acid:cation symporter — protein sequence MRLVAAWLRIPFWQRVVAGFVLGAIAGALMGPAADVWFGPLGDLYVTLIKMIAIPLVFFAVINAISSLHGQKSVAALGGRTFLWFVITAALAVGIGLAVGTIMQPGAGHFSLSVDSAWKPRDVPSPIKVLLDVVPSNPFYALTGIGTKTNAAGETVLAAGRGSILPVIFFAALLGFAMVKLGERVAEARKLTGQLSDIMIQVTRFVLEMTPLGTFGLIAGLVGSYGFTKLLPFGSFVLALYVACAIHILVVYSSLLLAHGLNPWKFFRGAAPGMQVAFVSSSSFAAMPVAMRSITHNLGVSKDYAAFAVPLGASIKMDGCGAIYPALCAVFIAQYTGVPLTANQYFVVLIASVLGSFGTAGVPGTAVIMATVVLSAANLPLEVIGYLYAIDRILDMMRTMTNVTGQMLVPVLVAKETGLLDKAVYESASTNVGLEDPPADSAKPLR from the coding sequence ATGAGACTGGTTGCGGCCTGGTTGCGCATTCCGTTCTGGCAGCGCGTGGTGGCCGGCTTCGTTCTCGGCGCGATTGCCGGGGCGTTGATGGGCCCGGCGGCCGATGTGTGGTTCGGCCCCCTCGGTGATCTGTATGTCACCCTGATCAAGATGATCGCGATCCCGCTGGTGTTCTTCGCGGTGATCAATGCGATCTCCTCGTTGCACGGGCAAAAATCCGTCGCCGCGCTCGGCGGCCGCACCTTCCTGTGGTTCGTGATCACAGCCGCTCTGGCGGTCGGCATCGGGCTTGCGGTGGGCACGATCATGCAGCCGGGTGCCGGGCATTTCAGCCTGAGCGTGGACTCGGCGTGGAAGCCGCGCGATGTGCCCAGCCCGATCAAGGTGTTGCTAGACGTGGTGCCGTCCAACCCGTTCTATGCATTGACCGGCATCGGTACCAAGACCAATGCGGCCGGCGAAACCGTGCTGGCGGCCGGGCGCGGCTCGATCCTGCCGGTGATCTTCTTCGCCGCGTTGCTCGGCTTTGCGATGGTCAAGCTCGGCGAGCGGGTGGCCGAGGCGCGCAAGCTCACCGGGCAGTTGAGCGACATCATGATCCAGGTGACGCGCTTCGTGCTGGAGATGACCCCGCTGGGCACCTTCGGCCTGATTGCCGGCCTGGTGGGCAGCTACGGCTTCACAAAGTTGCTGCCCTTCGGCAGTTTCGTGCTCGCACTGTATGTGGCCTGCGCCATCCATATCCTGGTGGTCTACAGCAGCCTGTTGCTGGCGCACGGGCTCAACCCGTGGAAGTTCTTCCGTGGTGCGGCGCCTGGCATGCAGGTGGCCTTCGTCAGTTCGTCGAGCTTTGCCGCGATGCCGGTGGCGATGCGTTCGATCACCCACAATCTGGGGGTCAGCAAGGACTACGCCGCGTTTGCGGTACCGCTGGGCGCCAGCATCAAGATGGACGGCTGCGGCGCGATCTACCCGGCGCTGTGTGCGGTATTCATCGCCCAATACACCGGCGTGCCATTGACGGCAAACCAATACTTCGTGGTGTTGATCGCCTCGGTGCTGGGCAGTTTTGGCACGGCCGGTGTGCCAGGCACTGCGGTGATCATGGCCACGGTGGTGTTGAGCGCGGCCAACCTGCCGCTGGAAGTGATCGGGTATCTGTACGCCATCGACCGCATCCTCGACATGATGCGCACCATGACCAACGTCACCGGGCAGATGCTGGTGCCGGTGCTGGTGGCCAAGGAAACCGGTTTGCTGGACAAGGCGGTCTATGAATCGGCATCCACCAACGTGGGGCTGGAAGATCCGCCGGCCGACAGCGCCAAGCCGCTGCGCTGA
- a CDS encoding alkaline phosphatase, with protein MRYRLPALAALTTLCVAACASTAGTPVSAPAAVRVDVPPVTHPAGETPQWWYRSGAARAAGNGAMAGKARNVILFLGDGLSLTTVAAARILDGQRKGGPGEENLLSWEQFPATAFSKTYNTDSQTPDSAGTMTAITTGVKTHMGAIGVSSGNRSDCADSLNKGLLSWLQLADSAGMATGVVTTTRLTHATPAATYAHSPDRNWENDTDLPESARAAGCQDIAQQLLSTARYGRGPQVVLGGGRSQFQTVQERDPEYDDKVGLRLDGRDLVAEWKQAHPQGAYVWNEQQLQAAAGAPALLGLFEPDHMQFDHDRKRGPQGEPSLTEMTRTAIQALSRDPNGFVLMVEGGRIDHANHAGNAYRALDETVSLSDAVRTAVQTAPADTLIIVTADHSHTLNFVGYPVRGNPILGKVRGTGGEEGDRSQLATDLAGQPYTTLSYANGPGHTGATNAQPAGPKKYPHEPSSSEPAHGRPDLTHVDTEAPSYMQESLVPTKSESHGGEDVGIWATGPGSAAFRGTLEENVIYHVIVQATPRLRERLCKAGTCDSAGVPVQLPTPARFEAAATR; from the coding sequence ATGCGTTACCGCCTGCCTGCCCTCGCCGCCCTGACCACCCTGTGCGTGGCCGCCTGCGCCTCCACTGCCGGCACACCCGTGTCCGCACCGGCCGCCGTCCGCGTGGACGTGCCGCCGGTGACGCACCCGGCCGGCGAGACCCCGCAGTGGTGGTACCGCTCCGGCGCCGCACGTGCGGCCGGCAATGGCGCCATGGCCGGCAAGGCGCGCAACGTCATCCTGTTCCTGGGCGACGGCTTGAGCCTGACCACGGTGGCGGCCGCGCGCATCCTGGATGGCCAGCGCAAGGGCGGGCCCGGCGAAGAGAACCTGCTGTCCTGGGAGCAGTTCCCGGCCACCGCCTTCAGCAAGACCTACAACACCGATTCGCAGACCCCGGATTCGGCCGGCACCATGACCGCGATCACCACTGGCGTGAAAACGCACATGGGCGCGATCGGCGTCAGCAGCGGCAACCGCAGCGACTGCGCCGACAGCTTGAACAAGGGTCTGCTGAGCTGGTTGCAGCTGGCCGACAGCGCCGGCATGGCCACCGGTGTGGTCACCACCACCCGCCTCACCCACGCCACCCCGGCGGCCACCTATGCGCATTCGCCGGATCGCAACTGGGAAAACGACACCGACCTGCCCGAGTCCGCGCGTGCCGCCGGCTGCCAGGACATCGCCCAGCAGCTGTTGTCGACCGCCCGCTACGGCCGCGGCCCGCAGGTGGTGCTGGGCGGCGGCCGCAGCCAGTTCCAGACCGTGCAGGAGCGCGACCCCGAGTACGACGACAAGGTCGGCCTGCGCCTGGACGGCCGCGACCTGGTGGCCGAATGGAAACAGGCGCATCCGCAGGGCGCGTATGTCTGGAACGAGCAGCAACTGCAGGCCGCGGCCGGCGCACCCGCGCTGCTGGGCCTGTTCGAGCCGGACCATATGCAGTTCGACCACGACCGCAAGCGCGGCCCGCAGGGCGAGCCCAGCCTGACCGAAATGACCCGCACCGCGATCCAGGCGCTGTCGCGCGATCCCAACGGCTTCGTGCTGATGGTCGAAGGCGGCCGCATCGATCACGCCAACCACGCCGGCAATGCCTATCGCGCGCTCGACGAAACGGTGTCGCTGTCCGATGCGGTGCGCACCGCCGTGCAGACCGCTCCGGCCGACACGCTGATCATCGTCACCGCCGACCATTCGCACACGCTCAACTTCGTCGGTTACCCAGTGCGCGGCAACCCGATCCTGGGCAAGGTGCGCGGCACCGGCGGCGAAGAAGGCGACCGCAGCCAGCTGGCTACCGACCTGGCCGGACAGCCCTACACCACCCTCAGCTACGCCAATGGCCCCGGCCACACCGGCGCGACCAATGCACAGCCGGCCGGGCCGAAAAAGTACCCGCACGAACCCAGCAGCAGCGAGCCGGCCCACGGCCGGCCCGACCTCACCCATGTCGACACCGAAGCGCCCAGCTACATGCAGGAATCGCTGGTACCGACCAAGTCCGAAAGCCACGGCGGCGAAGACGTCGGCATCTGGGCCACCGGCCCGGGCAGCGCGGCGTTCCGCGGCACGCTGGAAGAGAACGTGATCTACCACGTCATCGTGCAGGCCACCCCGCGTCTGCGCGAGCGCCTGTGCAAGGCCGGCACCTGCGACAGCGCCGGCGTGCCGGTGCAGTTGCCTACCCCGGCCAGGTTCGAGGCAGCGGCAACGCGTTGA
- the tilS gene encoding tRNA lysidine(34) synthetase TilS, with product MTDTPPLLPATPPGPVLVAYSGGMDSQVLLHALAAMPAYRERGLRALHVHHGLHADADTWAAHCQRSCTALQVPLHIVRVQVARDSGLGLEAAARQARHGAFADRLAPGEWLALAHHRDDQAETFLLRALRASGPDGLAAMRAQRPFAQGILWRPLLAHARAQLQAYARLHGLHWIDDPSNADARYDRNFLRTQVLPLLQQRWPQAADALARSAQLSADASDLLLHDDLAVLPGLQTESGALDLHLLRAQPAARRLRLLRAWATAAGAPPLPAQGVAALEREIDNHAPDRQACFAWQQVQVRRWRQCLYLLRPAPAWPAQWCAHWDGAKPLRLPDGAQLHLQGPAGLRFAQPLAVRGRHGGERIVLPQRRHSHQLKHVLQTADLPPWQRDRLPILWADDQVLAAGDRIVCAALNDWLQAHGARLQWRVDADAN from the coding sequence GTGACCGACACGCCGCCACTGCTGCCCGCCACCCCGCCCGGCCCGGTACTGGTCGCCTACAGCGGCGGCATGGATTCGCAGGTGTTGCTGCACGCGCTGGCGGCCATGCCGGCTTACCGAGAACGTGGCCTGCGTGCGCTGCACGTGCACCACGGCCTGCATGCCGATGCCGACACCTGGGCGGCGCATTGCCAGCGCAGCTGCACGGCGCTGCAGGTGCCGCTGCACATCGTGCGGGTGCAGGTCGCGCGCGATAGCGGCCTGGGGCTAGAGGCCGCCGCGCGGCAGGCGCGCCACGGCGCCTTTGCCGACAGGCTGGCGCCCGGCGAATGGCTGGCGCTGGCACACCATCGCGACGATCAGGCCGAAACGTTTCTGCTGCGCGCACTGCGCGCATCGGGCCCGGACGGCCTGGCGGCAATGCGGGCACAGCGCCCGTTTGCCCAGGGCATCTTGTGGCGCCCGTTGCTGGCGCATGCACGCGCGCAGCTGCAGGCCTATGCACGCCTGCACGGCTTGCACTGGATCGACGATCCCAGCAACGCCGATGCCCGCTACGACCGCAACTTCCTGCGCACGCAGGTGCTGCCGTTGCTGCAGCAACGCTGGCCGCAGGCCGCCGATGCCTTGGCACGCAGCGCCCAGCTGAGCGCCGACGCCAGCGACCTGCTGCTGCACGACGATCTGGCCGTGCTACCCGGCCTGCAGACCGAAAGCGGCGCCCTGGACCTGCACCTGTTACGCGCGCAGCCCGCCGCACGTCGGCTGCGGTTGCTGCGCGCATGGGCCACCGCAGCCGGTGCGCCGCCGCTGCCCGCGCAGGGCGTGGCTGCGCTGGAGCGGGAAATCGACAATCACGCACCGGATCGGCAAGCCTGCTTTGCCTGGCAACAGGTCCAGGTGCGGCGCTGGCGACAGTGCCTGTACCTGCTTCGCCCAGCACCGGCATGGCCGGCGCAGTGGTGCGCGCACTGGGACGGCGCGAAGCCGTTGCGGCTGCCCGACGGCGCGCAACTGCACCTGCAAGGCCCCGCGGGGCTGCGCTTCGCGCAACCGTTGGCGGTGCGCGGCCGGCACGGTGGCGAGCGCATCGTGCTGCCGCAGCGCAGGCATTCGCATCAACTCAAGCATGTCCTGCAAACCGCCGATCTGCCGCCATGGCAACGCGATCGCCTGCCGATCCTGTGGGCCGACGACCAGGTCCTCGCCGCCGGCGATCGCATCGTCTGCGCTGCGTTAAACGACTGGCTGCAAGCCCATGGCGCACGTCTGCAGTGGCGCGTCGATGCCGACGCGAATTGA
- a CDS encoding exodeoxyribonuclease VII small subunit codes for MAKKSLNETSPVARFEQSLEELEQLVQKMEVGDLSLEQSLSAYERGIGLYRDCQQALEQAELRVRMLTDPARPELAEAFEPPSPDGG; via the coding sequence ATGGCCAAGAAGTCCTTGAACGAAACATCCCCGGTTGCCCGCTTCGAACAGTCGCTGGAAGAACTCGAGCAACTGGTGCAGAAAATGGAAGTCGGCGACCTGAGTCTGGAGCAGTCGCTCAGCGCTTACGAACGCGGCATCGGCCTGTATCGCGATTGCCAGCAGGCGCTGGAACAGGCAGAACTGCGCGTCCGCATGCTGACCGACCCGGCCCGCCCCGAGCTTGCCGAAGCCTTCGAACCGCCGTCGCCGGACGGCGGCTGA
- a CDS encoding farnesyl diphosphate synthase, protein MSSALFEHWIARTERSLDAALPSAALAPQRLHAAMRHAVLGGGKRMRPLLVYATGALFGAEEERLDTPAVAVELIHAYSLVHDDLPAMDDDALRRGQPTVHIAFDEATAILAGDALQTRAFELLATAPVAAELRVGWLQSLTSAAGAAGMCGGQALDIAATGQLQSLHALQRMHALKTGALIRAAVRMGALTGSAAAADQQRVDDFADALGLAFQVRDDILDVESSSAQLGKTAGKDAAQAKSTYPALLGMDGAKSKLAELATRMRDVLQPYGQPGETLATLGRFAVDRAH, encoded by the coding sequence GTGAGTTCCGCGTTGTTCGAACACTGGATCGCTCGCACCGAACGCAGCCTCGACGCAGCCCTGCCCAGCGCTGCGCTGGCGCCGCAGCGTCTGCACGCGGCGATGCGGCACGCGGTGCTGGGTGGCGGCAAACGCATGCGGCCGCTGCTGGTGTACGCCACCGGTGCGCTGTTTGGCGCCGAAGAAGAGCGATTGGATACCCCGGCCGTGGCGGTCGAACTGATCCACGCCTATTCGCTAGTGCATGACGACCTGCCGGCGATGGACGACGACGCGCTGCGCCGCGGCCAGCCCACCGTGCACATCGCCTTCGACGAGGCCACCGCCATCCTGGCCGGCGATGCCCTGCAGACCCGCGCCTTCGAATTGCTGGCCACAGCGCCAGTCGCTGCCGAGCTGCGTGTCGGCTGGTTGCAGAGCCTGACCAGCGCGGCCGGTGCCGCCGGCATGTGCGGCGGCCAGGCACTGGATATCGCTGCCACCGGTCAGTTGCAGTCGCTGCACGCCCTGCAGCGCATGCACGCGCTCAAGACCGGCGCGCTGATTCGCGCCGCAGTGCGCATGGGCGCGCTGACCGGTAGCGCCGCCGCGGCCGACCAGCAGCGCGTGGACGACTTTGCCGACGCGCTGGGCCTGGCCTTCCAGGTGCGCGACGACATCCTGGATGTGGAGTCGAGCTCGGCGCAGCTGGGCAAGACCGCCGGCAAGGACGCCGCGCAAGCCAAATCCACCTACCCCGCCTTGCTCGGCATGGACGGCGCCAAATCCAAGCTGGCCGAACTGGCCACACGCATGCGCGACGTGCTGCAGCCCTATGGCCAGCCCGGCGAAACCCTGGCCACCCTGGGCCGGTTTGCGGTGGACCGCGCGCACTAG
- a CDS encoding M35 family metallo-endopeptidase, whose translation MKNVFLASFAAGTLAVVGVLGSAQAQSVRGPVPLTIELAPVADQAGRHQGKIAVTVTNNGSQVARVPTYQLPLKSLDNGILDVSRDGKPVDYTGRLVKRGLPKAADFTILQPGQSVKGEVDLAGAYDLSTSGNYTIQVRSSLQYASLSDGSLMKAANGLPAVATSTPLTVWLDGARRGVQRQLAIGPTAVVNGINYLNCSTTRTNQAASAVTAARNYSQNARNYLNAGSTGARYTTWFGAYNASRYSRVSSNFVNIDNALDQNNGQLTINCSCEADLADAFAYVYPNQPYEIHVCNAFWSASTTGTDSKAGTLVHETSHFTVVAGTQDRVYGQSGARSLAISNPAQAITNADSHEYFAENTPAQN comes from the coding sequence GTGAAGAATGTTTTTCTCGCATCGTTTGCAGCAGGCACGCTTGCCGTCGTCGGCGTGCTCGGTTCGGCGCAGGCGCAGTCCGTGCGCGGGCCGGTTCCGTTGACCATCGAACTGGCGCCAGTGGCCGACCAGGCCGGGCGACATCAAGGCAAGATCGCGGTCACCGTCACCAACAATGGCAGCCAGGTTGCCCGCGTTCCGACCTATCAGCTGCCGCTCAAGTCGCTGGACAATGGCATCCTGGACGTGAGTCGCGACGGCAAGCCGGTGGACTACACCGGGCGCCTGGTCAAGCGCGGCCTGCCCAAGGCCGCCGACTTCACCATTCTGCAGCCGGGCCAGAGCGTCAAGGGCGAGGTGGATCTGGCCGGTGCCTATGACCTGTCCACCAGCGGCAACTACACCATCCAGGTGCGCTCGTCGCTGCAATACGCGTCGCTGTCCGACGGCAGCCTGATGAAGGCGGCCAACGGCCTGCCGGCAGTCGCCACCAGCACCCCGCTCACCGTCTGGCTGGACGGCGCACGGCGTGGCGTACAGCGCCAGCTCGCAATCGGCCCGACCGCCGTGGTCAACGGCATCAACTATCTCAACTGCAGCACCACGCGCACCAACCAGGCCGCCAGTGCCGTCACTGCCGCGCGCAACTACTCGCAGAACGCGCGCAACTACCTCAACGCCGGCAGCACCGGCGCGCGCTACACCACCTGGTTCGGTGCGTACAACGCCTCGCGCTATAGCCGGGTCAGCTCGAACTTCGTCAACATCGACAACGCGCTGGACCAGAACAACGGCCAGCTGACGATCAACTGCAGCTGCGAGGCGGATCTGGCCGATGCCTTCGCCTACGTCTATCCGAACCAGCCGTACGAGATCCATGTCTGCAACGCGTTCTGGAGTGCGTCGACCACCGGCACCGATTCCAAGGCCGGCACGCTGGTGCACGAGACCAGCCACTTCACCGTGGTGGCCGGCACGCAGGACCGCGTCTATGGTCAGTCCGGCGCGCGTAGCCTGGCGATCAGCAACCCTGCCCAGGCGATCACCAACGCCGACAGCCACGAATACTTCGCCGAGAACACCCCGGCGCAGAACTGA
- a CDS encoding DUF4870 domain-containing protein: protein MSEFETHAAPPPPPVGTSTPSEERTLALAAHLLGILTYFVGALVIWLISKDASPSKPFATDQAKEALNFQITVVLAMIVAVILAMVSFGMLFFLPTLVWIGSLVFCILAAVKANNGEHYRYPFTLRLIK, encoded by the coding sequence ATGAGCGAATTCGAGACACATGCCGCGCCGCCACCGCCGCCGGTCGGCACCAGCACGCCGTCGGAGGAGCGCACCCTGGCGCTGGCCGCACATCTGCTGGGCATCCTGACCTACTTCGTCGGCGCGCTGGTGATCTGGCTGATCAGCAAGGACGCCAGCCCGTCCAAGCCGTTTGCCACCGATCAGGCCAAGGAGGCATTGAACTTCCAGATCACGGTGGTCCTGGCCATGATCGTGGCGGTGATCCTAGCCATGGTGTCGTTCGGCATGCTGTTCTTCCTGCCGACCCTGGTATGGATCGGCAGCCTGGTGTTCTGCATCCTGGCCGCGGTCAAGGCCAACAATGGCGAGCATTACCGCTACCCGTTCACCCTGCGCCTGATCAAGTAA
- the pmbA gene encoding metalloprotease PmbA: MNALSSETRVTDDSLQRLDALTDISQRLLERARAAGATQAEVSCSEERGLDVNVRLGDVETVESTRDRGIAVTVYFGKRKGSASTADLQDASLESTVAQACAIARYTEDDAASGLADRELMAHDFPDLDSWHPWALDADTAVDLALACEAAGRDADARISNSDGASASTGLSLSVYANSHGFIGRERGTHHSISCALIAGQGDGMQRDGWYSSALAREDLEAPEAIGRHAAERTLARLAPRSLPTGQLPVLFAPEVARSLVGHLLGAVSGGALYRRASFLLDSVGTRLFPDWFNIEELPHLRRGLRSAAFDGEGVATRRSALITDGVLQRYVLGSYSARKLGLQTTANAGGVHNLQVIANAGDLASMIAGMSRGLLVTELMGNGVNPVTGDYSRGAGGFWIENGVIAYPVDGLTIAGNLRDMFAGIEAVGSDVDPRSHVKIGSVLVNRMTVAGDS, translated from the coding sequence TTGAACGCACTCTCCTCCGAAACCCGTGTCACCGACGACAGCCTGCAGCGTCTGGATGCGCTGACCGATATCTCGCAACGCCTGCTCGAGCGCGCCCGCGCGGCCGGCGCCACCCAGGCCGAAGTGAGTTGCAGCGAAGAGCGCGGCCTGGACGTCAACGTGCGCCTGGGCGATGTGGAAACGGTCGAGTCCACCCGCGACCGCGGCATCGCGGTGACGGTGTACTTCGGCAAGCGCAAGGGTAGTGCCAGCACCGCCGACCTGCAGGACGCCAGCCTGGAGTCCACCGTGGCCCAGGCCTGCGCGATTGCGCGCTATACCGAAGACGATGCGGCCTCCGGCCTGGCCGACCGGGAGTTGATGGCGCATGACTTCCCCGATCTGGACAGTTGGCACCCGTGGGCGCTGGACGCCGACACCGCGGTGGACCTGGCGCTGGCCTGCGAGGCCGCCGGCAGGGATGCCGATGCACGCATCAGCAATTCCGATGGCGCCTCGGCCAGCACCGGGCTCAGCCTGTCGGTGTACGCCAATTCGCACGGGTTCATCGGACGCGAGCGCGGCACCCACCACTCGATCAGCTGCGCGCTGATCGCCGGGCAGGGCGATGGCATGCAGCGCGATGGCTGGTACAGCAGCGCGCTGGCGCGCGAAGACCTGGAAGCGCCGGAAGCGATCGGTCGGCATGCCGCCGAGCGCACCCTGGCGCGCCTGGCGCCTCGCTCGCTGCCCACCGGCCAGCTGCCGGTGCTGTTCGCGCCGGAAGTGGCGCGCTCGCTGGTCGGCCATCTGCTCGGTGCGGTTTCCGGTGGCGCGCTGTATCGCCGCGCCAGCTTCCTGCTCGACAGCGTCGGCACCAGGCTGTTCCCGGACTGGTTCAACATCGAAGAACTGCCGCATCTGCGCCGCGGGTTGCGCTCGGCCGCCTTCGACGGCGAAGGCGTGGCGACACGGCGCTCGGCCCTGATCACCGACGGCGTGCTGCAGCGCTATGTGCTGGGCAGCTACTCGGCACGCAAGCTGGGCCTGCAGACCACCGCCAATGCCGGCGGTGTGCACAACCTGCAGGTCATCGCCAATGCCGGCGACCTGGCATCGATGATTGCCGGCATGTCGCGTGGTCTGTTGGTCACCGAGCTGATGGGCAACGGCGTCAACCCGGTGACCGGCGATTATTCGCGCGGCGCCGGCGGCTTCTGGATCGAGAACGGCGTCATCGCCTATCCGGTCGATGGCCTGACCATCGCCGGCAACCTGCGCGACATGTTTGCCGGCATCGAAGCGGTGGGCAGCGATGTCGACCCACGCTCGCACGTCAAGATCGGCTCTGTGCTGGTCAACCGGATGACCGTGGCCGGCGATAGTTGA
- the yjgA gene encoding ribosome biogenesis factor YjgA, producing the protein MRGRDEETGEFRGASRSQQRREALEIFDLGEKLVALTPAQLAKLPVPESLIPHIEESKRITSHIAHKRQLAFLAKHMRREDDETLAAIRDALDANSDTARREVAAIHRVERWRERLLAEGDVALAELLEAYPAADRQQLRQLVRNAIHERAKNKPPRAYRELFQVLRELSQEPGLGSGDSGLEEDDRNLEDDE; encoded by the coding sequence ATGCGCGGACGCGATGAAGAGACCGGTGAATTTCGTGGCGCCAGCCGCAGCCAGCAACGGCGCGAGGCGCTGGAAATTTTCGACCTGGGCGAAAAGCTGGTGGCGCTCACCCCGGCGCAGCTGGCCAAGCTGCCGGTGCCCGAGTCGTTGATCCCGCATATCGAAGAGAGCAAGCGCATCACCTCGCACATCGCGCACAAGCGGCAGCTGGCGTTTCTGGCCAAGCACATGCGCCGCGAGGACGATGAAACGCTGGCTGCCATCCGCGACGCGCTGGATGCCAACAGCGACACCGCGCGCCGTGAAGTGGCGGCGATCCATCGCGTCGAGCGCTGGCGCGAGCGCCTGCTCGCCGAAGGCGACGTCGCGCTGGCCGAGTTGCTGGAAGCCTACCCGGCCGCCGATCGCCAGCAACTGCGCCAGCTGGTGCGCAACGCGATCCACGAACGCGCCAAGAACAAACCGCCGCGCGCCTACCGCGAGCTGTTCCAGGTGCTGCGCGAGCTGTCTCAGGAGCCGGGATTGGGGAGTGGGGATTCGGGATTGGAAGAAGACGACCGGAATCTGGAAGACGACGAATAG